Proteins found in one Campylobacter suis genomic segment:
- the gatC gene encoding Asp-tRNA(Asn)/Glu-tRNA(Gln) amidotransferase subunit GatC encodes MVIDDTLLNKLEKLSSLKVSDDRREEIKKQLSEIVNFVEVLNELDLSQDEAVVSAINAATPLREDTPQQSDVVRSILAHAPHREGNFFAVPKIIE; translated from the coding sequence ATGGTTATCGATGATACTTTGTTAAATAAATTAGAAAAACTTTCGTCATTAAAAGTCTCAGATGACAGGCGCGAAGAGATAAAAAAACAGCTTAGCGAGATAGTAAATTTTGTTGAGGTGCTAAATGAGCTTGACTTAAGTCAAGATGAGGCAGTTGTAAGTGCGATAAATGCAGCCACTCCGTTGCGCGAAGATACTCCACAGCAAAGTGATGTGGTGCGCTCTATACTTGCTCATGCTCCACATCGCGAGGGCAACTTCTTTGCTGTTCCAAAGATAATAGAATAG
- a CDS encoding type IV pilus twitching motility protein PilT: MQENLLFEKFISKEASDLHLVANSPAFLRIDSNLVALDDKNLCDEELHEFCFSLLNESQKCEFMSKKELDFSFGYKNFRFRANFYLVNESKMAANFRKIPVKIPTLSSLNSPDILRHMVRRQKGLILVTGATGSGKSTTMAAMLNEINETQAKHILTIEDPVEFIHTNKKSLFSHRNLGSDTTSYANALKQALRQDPDVILVGELRDADSMAAAISAAETGHLVLATLHTNSAISSINRILDSFVGAEQALIQSMLSGSLLAVISQNLVPKISGARLCVHEILINNQAISNLIREGKTHQIYSQMQLGQSSGMQTQAFALTKAVNSGLITQQSALEYANNTQEILNLNVGM; encoded by the coding sequence GTGCAAGAAAATTTGCTATTTGAAAAATTTATCTCAAAGGAAGCTAGCGATTTGCACTTGGTTGCAAACTCGCCAGCATTTCTTCGGATAGATTCAAATTTAGTGGCATTAGATGATAAAAATTTATGCGATGAAGAGTTGCATGAGTTTTGTTTTTCACTTTTAAATGAATCTCAAAAGTGTGAGTTTATGTCCAAAAAAGAGCTTGACTTTTCTTTTGGATATAAAAATTTTAGATTTAGAGCAAATTTTTACTTAGTAAATGAGTCTAAGATGGCAGCTAACTTTAGGAAAATTCCAGTTAAAATTCCAACTCTAAGTAGCCTTAATTCGCCAGATATTTTAAGGCATATGGTGCGTCGACAAAAAGGGCTTATCTTGGTAACTGGCGCTACTGGAAGTGGCAAAAGCACCACAATGGCAGCGATGTTAAATGAGATAAATGAAACTCAGGCAAAGCATATTTTAACGATAGAAGATCCAGTTGAGTTTATACATACAAACAAAAAATCACTTTTTTCGCATAGAAATTTAGGCTCAGATACAACCTCTTACGCAAATGCTTTAAAGCAAGCTCTTAGGCAAGATCCAGATGTGATATTGGTCGGAGAGTTGCGGGATGCAGACAGTATGGCAGCAGCCATAAGTGCCGCAGAGACTGGACACCTTGTGCTTGCCACACTTCATACAAACTCCGCAATCTCAAGCATAAACCGCATACTTGATAGCTTTGTTGGGGCTGAGCAAGCATTGATTCAAAGTATGTTAAGCGGCTCTCTTCTTGCAGTAATTTCACAAAATTTAGTACCAAAAATAAGTGGCGCAAGGCTTTGTGTGCATGAAATTTTGATAAATAATCAAGCTATCTCAAACCTTATTCGTGAAGGAAAGACGCATCAGATATATTCGCAGATGCAGTTAGGTCAAAGTAGTGGTATGCAAACGCAGGCTTTTGCACTAACAAAAGCCGTAAATAGCGGACTTATAACGCAACAAAGTGCATTAGAGTACGCAAATAACACACAAGAAATTTTAAATTTAAATGTAGGGATGTAA
- a CDS encoding CvpA family protein, whose amino-acid sequence MQGLMFFDIIVIGAILILGLMGLVRGIITEFAGLVGLIGGLVLASRLSAQAGEFIKSNIYDIQNPSMLDFVSFVGVWIAFWILCVLVGKFLSKLVGASGLGFLDRLGGFVAGSAKVFLTLSAVLAIISNTNLSDEVEEYFKDSKVYPILLKTGKWIANIDVKALKNDVENAIVPLTKEDNKSDEIIKNEDIMIDNNLTLDVNVTKEN is encoded by the coding sequence ATGCAAGGATTAATGTTTTTTGATATTATCGTCATCGGTGCGATACTTATACTTGGGCTTATGGGTTTGGTGCGAGGCATCATCACTGAGTTTGCTGGACTAGTTGGACTTATAGGTGGTTTGGTGCTTGCAAGTCGCCTTTCTGCGCAAGCTGGAGAGTTTATAAAGTCAAACATCTATGATATACAAAATCCATCAATGCTTGATTTTGTAAGTTTTGTTGGGGTTTGGATAGCTTTTTGGATACTATGTGTTTTGGTCGGCAAATTTCTTTCAAAGCTTGTTGGTGCAAGTGGGCTGGGATTTTTAGATAGGCTCGGAGGTTTTGTGGCTGGTAGCGCAAAGGTCTTTTTGACACTTTCTGCGGTTTTGGCTATTATTTCAAATACCAACCTAAGCGACGAGGTTGAGGAGTATTTTAAAGATAGTAAGGTTTATCCTATTTTGCTAAAGACTGGAAAATGGATAGCAAATATCGATGTAAAGGCACTTAAAAATGATGTCGAAAATGCTATCGTTCCACTTACAAAAGAGGATAATAAGAGTGATGAGATTATCAAAAATGAAGATATTATGATAGATAATAACCTAACTTTAGATGTAAATGTAACAAAGGAGAATTGA